Within Amycolatopsis sp. FDAARGOS 1241, the genomic segment TCCGCGCGCCCCAGGCCGACGTCGATCTCGACCTGCCAAGGTCACCCCGCACCGACGCGCAACCCGAGCACGCCGCGCTGATCAGCGGTCGGCTGGCGGTGCTCACCGAAGCGTTGCGGCAGCTCACGTCGCAGCAGCGCGCGTGCTGGCTCCTGCATGAGGTTCACGGCCGCTCCTACGAGGAGATCGCCGAGGTCGTCGGTGCGCACCCCGTGGCCTTCCGGGGCCGCATCGCCCGCGCACGCGTGCAGCCGGCGGAGGTGATGAAGCCGTGGCGGTGAACGAGAGCACGACCTACGAGCTGCCGTGCGGCTGCGACCTGGACGACGTCTGGGCCCGGCTCGACCGGACGACACCGGCCACTCCGGGACCTGCCCCCACTGCCGCGGCGCGCGCGAGAGGCTGCCAGCGCTGCGCGAGGCGACGCGGGAGCTCATTCGGCGAACCGATCCGACGCCGCCGGACCTCGTCGGGCGCATCATGTCGGCCGTGCGCGCGGAGGCGCGCCGCGGCCGGATGGTCGACCTGCCGACGCCGGAGCCGGGCGGCACGGCGGGCAGCGAGGCGGCCGTTGCGGTGGTGCTGCGGTACGCCGCCGACGTGCGGGCCCGCCGCTGTCGCGTCCGGATGGTCGGCGTGACGCCGGAGGGCGGCGGCGGCGTCGAAGGCGAGCTCACCCTCGCCGAGCGGCTCTGGGACGGCGCGGCCGCCGAGGCGTTGGCCCGGGTGCGGGAGCTCGTCACGGCCGCCGCCGCGGCGCGCGGCGCTCGACACGCCCGGGGTCGTGCGGCTCGAGCCGGGGGTGCGGGGCCTCGTCACGGTGTGGACGCGCGCGGCGCGCGGTCGCCGGCAGGGTCTCAACCCGGCGCCGGCCGACGGCGTGCGCGTGCGGCCGGCGGGCTTTCGGTGGAGGCCGACGTGATGACGTCGGCGGCCGACCAGGCGGCGGCGGTGGGGCGGACCGTGCAGCGTGCGGTGCCGCGCGAAGTCACCGCGCAGACGGGGCCCCGCGGTCGACGGCGTCCTGGTGTCCATTGCGGACACCCAGCTGGAGCGCCGGTGAGCCGGGCTGTCGCCGACGGGATCGTCGCGGCGCTGGGGAGGTGACGGTGTTGCGTCCGGCGGCGGCCCGGGGCGTGGCCGTGACCGTGGAGCTGAGCCCGGACACGGTGCAGGTGCGGCTGATCGCCACGCGGGTGCCGTTGCCACCGTTGCTCGCGCAGGCCGAAGCCGTGGGCCGGCCCGTGCTCGCGGACACGGAGTGGGCGGGCGCGAAGCCGCGGCTCGTCGTCACGGACCTCGACGGCGGCGCGTTCGGCTGAGCTTCATCCGATCGGGCCGTGACGATCACCCGGCAACCGGGTCGATGGGGTGCCGGGAATGGTTGGCCGATCTGAGAGAGAACTCGACGACCACTGCCGAAAAGCCCGCTGCGCTCGTCGTCGCGCCGCGGTTCGTGACGGAGCAGGGCACCACGACGATCGCCGACGCGGTAGTGCGGAAGATCGCCGGGGCGACGCGCCCGGTGTGCACGCGCTCGGCGGCGCGCTGGCGCGGGCGCTCGGCGCGCTGCGCGACCCATCCCCGGCACGTCGGCGAGCGCGGGACAGGGCGTGGCTGTGGAGGTCGGCAAAAACAGGCGGCGGTGGCCTTGGAGATCGTCGTGGAGTATGGCGTCGCCCTCGCGGAACTCGTGCGCCGGGTGCGCCGCGACGTCACCGACGCGATCGAGCGCATGACGGACCTGGAGGTCGTCGAGGTCAACGTCGCCGTCTCGGACGTACACCTCGCGGACGAAGAGCCCACCGCGAGCGATCGAGTGTGGTAGGGGACGTTCCCGGCGCGATCTTCATACCCGGAGTGATCGCTCCGCTACACCTCGGGTGAACCGGTTGCTCCCGTGGGTTGAACATCACAAAGGGTGCACGTTTTTCGCTCTCACGTGCTGGTCATCCGGAGTAACGTCGCTGGTAGGGGCACGGAAAGGGGGCGGCGGTGAATCCTTCGGTGGCGCACTTCCTCGCTGACGTGACGGTGGCGGTGCACATCATCGCGCTGTTGTTCATCGGACTCGGTGGCTTCCTCGCGTGGCGCTGGCCGAAGGTCGCGTTCGTCCACATCTTCTTCGCGCTCTGGGGCGTGCTGGTCAACATCGCGCCGATCCAGTGCCCGCTCACCGCCGCGGAGAACTACTTCCGCCACCAGCAGAACCTGGGTGATCTGCCGGGCGGCTTCAACGCGTACTACCTGTACGACACGGTCGTGCCGCGTTCGCTCTTGCCGGCCGTGGCGGTGATCGCGCTGGCGCTGATGATCTTCTCGTACATCGGCGCGTACCTGCGCTGGCGCCACCGCCACGACACACCGACTCACCGCGTCCGCCTGGGCTGAGCCAGAATCGTTTCCCGTGAGCGAAGACCCCGAAGCCGGCCCGACCGAGTGGGCCGGCCGTGAACCGGTCGGCGTGGGGCCCTGGGAGGGCCCCTGGCCTGCCGACGCCCGCTACGACCCCGAGTTGCTCGAGAACGGCGATCGCCGGAACGTCGTCGACGCCTACCGCTACTGGCGCCGCGAGGCCATCGTGTCCGATGTGGACTCCCGGCGGCACCCGTTCCACGTCGCGATCGAGAACTTCCAGCACGACCACAACATCGGCACCGTGGTCCGCACGGCCAACGCCTTCGCCGCCGCCGAGGTCCACATCGTCGGCCGCCGCCGCTGGAACCGCCGCGGCGCGATGGTCACGGACCGCTACCAGCACCTCCGCCACCACGACGACGTCTCAGGCCTGGTTTCCTTCGCCACCTCGGCGGGCCTGACCGTGGTCGCGGTGGACAACACACCGGGCTCCTCGCCGGTCGAAGTCGCCGAGCTGCCGCGAGACTGCGTGCTGCTGTTCGGCCAGGAAGGCCCGGGCCTGTCGGAGGAAGCGCAGGCTGCCGCGTCGATGGTCGTGTCGATAGCGCAGTTCGGCACCACGCGCTCCATCAACGCGGGCGTTGCGGCGGGGATCGTGATGCACAGCTGGGTCAGGCAGCATGCGGATCTGTCGAAGGCTTGGTAGGGCGAGCAGCGGAGAGTGCGGGTCGCGCGGGTGGGTTGAGGCGGGTAGCTCCGGCATGCGAAACCGGTGTCTTCGCCTGGAGACTGCTGTGTTTCGTACGGGAATCGCCCCGTGCCTACGAAACCTTCACGGACCTACGCAGCTCTCACTGCACCCAGACTCCGCCCTGCGCCTCGATCCGAAGCCTTCACGCGGTCTGGATCATCTTGTTACGGCACGGTTTCCCGCCGTGACAAGATGACCCAGACCGTCGTTACCGTCATCGGCTTCGGGGTGCAGGGCGAGTCCCCGGCGCAATGTCGCGCGCCAGCGCGATGAGGCGTCCGTTCGCCTCCGCGACTTCAAGGGGACGCCCACGGCTCGTCGCGCTGGCACGCAAGATCGCCGGGCGTAGGTCGGGTGAGCACCCCGACCCTTGATGGTCACCGCGGAGAAGGCGGGGATCGAGGTGCTGGGCGGGGGCTGGGTCCCCGGTTTGGTTTTCGTAGTGGCGTTACGGGTGTGGCCTGGGTGTGGGTTGGGGTGTCAGCGCGCGGGGGTCGGGGCGTTGTGCTGGTGGGCTGCTGCGGCGCGGCGGGCGGTGACTGTCTGGGCGATGGTGGAGTGCTTCGCTGCGCTCGGCGCGACGCGCGTGCGGAGGGTGGGCGACGCAGCTGCGTGGTGGTCGGCGGGGGAAGCGGGTGCGGCCTGCCGCGCGTGAGCCGCGGCTCGTCGTGCTGGGGCCGGAGTGGCAGTGCGGTCGGCGGGTGCGGGGGCCGCGGCTCGTCGTGCTGGGGCCGGAGTGGCAGTGCGGTCGGCGGGTGCCGGTGCAGCAGCTCGTCGCGCTGGAGCCGGAGCAGTACGCCGACTGGCAGGTGCGGGGGCCGCGGCTCGTCGTGAGGGGGCCGGAGCAGTACGCCGGCCGGCAGGCGTGGGCGCCGCAGCTTGTCGTGCGGGAGTCGGGGCGGCGGTCGGACCGGCGGGTGCCGGTGCAGCAGCTCGTCGCGCCGCAACCGGAGCAGTACACCGACCGGTAGGCGCGGGAGCTGCGGCTCGTCGCGCCGGGGCCGCAGCTGCAGTCCGGTCAGTCCGGCCGGCAGGTGCCGCAGCTGTGCCGTGCTGCCCTACACCAGGTGCCGGCGTCGGGGTCGTCGCGTCGGCGGTGGAGGTGAGCAGGGCGAACGAGCCGGCCGCGGCGGTGAGGGTCAGGAAGGCGGCGGTGGTGAGGCGCTTCAGGTTCACGAGGGGAGCTCCCTGTCAGTCGATCTTGGTCGCGGATGACCGGAGGCACGGCTTGTCAGGAACTCGTGTCGATCGGATCAGGGCGCGATGTGGTGCGCGAACAGGCACAATCCAAGGATGGATGGGGCGGAGCGGGCCGCGGTGGCCGAACGTGCGGTGCGGGTGCGGCACCTGCGGCCGGTGTGGGGTGTGCCGGGCACCGTGCTCGGGCGTAGTGGCTGGCCGCCGAGTTTCGACCAGCGGTTGCACTGGCACTGGAACTACTGGTGGCAGGCTCATCTCCTCGACTGCCTCGTCGACGCGCAGGTCCGGGATCCGCGCAAGGACCGCGCGAAGGTCATCGCCCGGTTCGTCAAGTCCGTGCGGTTCCGCAACTTCGGCAAGTGGACCAACATCTACTACGACGACGTCGCCTGGCTCGGCCTCGCGCTGCAGCGGGTCCGCGCGCTCGAACTGGCCGATGTGGACGAAGCCATCGCGGCGATCGACGAGCAGCTCCACGAAGGCTGGACCGACGACGCGGGCGGCGGCATCTGGTGGCGCCGCGGAGACCAGTTCAAGAACGCTCCCGCCAACGGACCGGCCGCGATCTTCCACGCGCGTGAAGGCGACGCAACGCGGGCCGCGGAGATGACCAACTGGCTCACCCGCACCCTGAAGGACCCGGAAACGGGCCTCGTGTGGGACGGCCTCCGCGTCGACACCGGTGAGTTGGTCAAGAACATCTTCACCTACTGCCAAGGTGTCTACCTCGGTGCCTGTCTCGAACAATCCGATGTGGACAACGCGGCGAGCACCATCGACGCCGTCGCCGAGCACCTCGCGCCCGGCGGCATCATCCGGGGTCAGAACGGCGGCGACGGTGGGCTCTTCGGAGCCATTCTCGCCCGCTACCTCGCCCTCGCCGCCAAGCAGCTCACCGGGCCGGCGGCGGAAAGGGCGAAACACCTCGTCCTCACCTCGGCCGACGCCTGCTGGGGCGGCGCGACCACCACCCTCACCGGCCCCCTGTTCAGCGCCGAATGGGCCGCCCCCGCACCGGAGGACCCGCCGGAGAGCGGAGCGCCCGAACGAGATCTTTCCGTCCAAACAGGAGCGTGGTTGCTGCTCGAAGCGGCGGCGACCCTGGGCTGAGCTCAGCAGCCGCACGAAGCGCCGTGCATGAAGCGCGGCGCCAGCCGGACCGCTTCGGGCCGGCGATCCGGCTCCTGCACCCGCGCCATCAGCAGCTGCACCGCGCGCCGGCCGATCTCCGCGATCGGCTGCGCCATCGTCGTCGCGGCGGGTGACACCGTCCGTGCCCACGCCATGTCGCCGAACCCGACCAGCGCCAGCTCGGACCCGATGCGGATGCCGCGGCGGTGGGCTTCCCACTGGA encodes:
- a CDS encoding Asp23/Gls24 family envelope stress response protein, which translates into the protein MADLRENSTTTAEKPAALVVAPRFVTEQGTTTIADAVVRKIAGATRPVCTRSAARWRGRSARCATHPRHVGERGTGRGCGGRQKQAAVALEIVVEYGVALAELVRRVRRDVTDAIERMTDLEVVEVNVAVSDVHLADEEPTASDRVW
- a CDS encoding RNA polymerase sigma factor encodes the protein MAYVRACEQLVLRYPMFRFAAKMLDHRGAAEDVVQEVFVGPWRKLAQLNDATLVGWLYRGTADRCVNVIRAPQADVDLDLPRSPRTDAQPEHAALISGRLAVLTEALRQLTSQQRACWLLHEVHGRSYEEIAEVVGAHPVAFRGRIARARVQPAEVMKPWR
- a CDS encoding glycoside hydrolase family 76 protein, producing MDGAERAAVAERAVRVRHLRPVWGVPGTVLGRSGWPPSFDQRLHWHWNYWWQAHLLDCLVDAQVRDPRKDRAKVIARFVKSVRFRNFGKWTNIYYDDVAWLGLALQRVRALELADVDEAIAAIDEQLHEGWTDDAGGGIWWRRGDQFKNAPANGPAAIFHAREGDATRAAEMTNWLTRTLKDPETGLVWDGLRVDTGELVKNIFTYCQGVYLGACLEQSDVDNAASTIDAVAEHLAPGGIIRGQNGGDGGLFGAILARYLALAAKQLTGPAAERAKHLVLTSADACWGGATTTLTGPLFSAEWAAPAPEDPPESGAPERDLSVQTGAWLLLEAAATLG
- a CDS encoding DUF2784 domain-containing protein, whose translation is MAHFLADVTVAVHIIALLFIGLGGFLAWRWPKVAFVHIFFALWGVLVNIAPIQCPLTAAENYFRHQQNLGDLPGGFNAYYLYDTVVPRSLLPAVAVIALALMIFSYIGAYLRWRHRHDTPTHRVRLG
- a CDS encoding RNA methyltransferase, producing the protein MSEDPEAGPTEWAGREPVGVGPWEGPWPADARYDPELLENGDRRNVVDAYRYWRREAIVSDVDSRRHPFHVAIENFQHDHNIGTVVRTANAFAAAEVHIVGRRRWNRRGAMVTDRYQHLRHHDDVSGLVSFATSAGLTVVAVDNTPGSSPVEVAELPRDCVLLFGQEGPGLSEEAQAAASMVVSIAQFGTTRSINAGVAAGIVMHSWVRQHADLSKAW